ACAGATTATCCAACAGTCTACAGCACCTTATATACGGGATAAGCATAGGCAAAAGGCCGTCTATGCCATGTGCACAAACGCCCTTTTGCCTGTTATCTATCTCGTTTTCAAGATGGTTATCTGCTTTGTTGGTTGATATATGCTGCTGCAAAAAGCTTACACTTCTGGTGATCTTGCTGACGTTTTCTTTCAACTGCCAGTCGTTGCTTCAGCTTACGTTGATATTCAGCAAAGCCAATATGGTGTGATTGTTGCATTGCCTTCTCCATTTCAGAAGTGTACTTCATTTTTATTCCGCTATGAATAGGGAATCATCCTTTCTTGATCTCGACTCATAATAAGATTATCATAAGACAGGTTCCCTGTTCAAAACGCATTTAAACGCGTCTTAGCTCAAATAAACGATTCATTTTTAATTATCGACAGAAAAGGATGGCGATATCTACATATGCGTTAACATACGCTGTATCTTATCGAATTCCTTCTCGATTATTCTTTTCCACCTACCGGAACAACAGCGCCATCATATTTTTCTTCCATAAAAGATTGAATTTCTTCTGATTGTAAAATTTCTGCCAATTTATTTAATGCCTCATCGTCTTTATCTTCTTTCTTAACAGCTAGCACATTCACATACGGTGAATCTTCATCTTCAATAAACAAGCCATCCTCTGTTGGCTTTAATCCCGCATCAATAGCATAGTTTGTATTAATAGCAACTAGAGCATTTTCTTCCCTTTCATAGTACTCTGGAAGGGTAGCTGCTTCATATTCAGGTGAAAACGTTAAATTCTTTGGATTTTCGGCAATATCATCAATCGTAGCTTTTGCTTTATCTACACCATCATCTAATTTAATCAGTCCCTGCTCCTCAAACAAAGTTAAGATACGTCCATGATCTGGTACAGAGTTACTCATAATTACTTCCGTGCCCTCGGGGATATCATCAATGCTGGAAATACCTTTAGAATAGACACCAATTGGCTCAATATGAATACCAGCAATATAATCAAGTTCATATCCCGTATCACTTATTGTTTGTTCTAAAAACGGAATATGCTGAAAATAGTTTGCATCAATCTCTCCTCTATCTAAATCATCATTTGGCAAAACATAGTCCTGATATTCACTAATTTCAAGAGTGATGCCCTCTTTTTCCAATAATGGCTTCGCCTCTTCTAAGATTTCTGCGTGCGGTACACTGGAAGCACCGACAATGATTTTATTATCGTCCGCTGTTTTATCATCCCCGCCACATGCTGCTAAAACACTTCCAAGACTAATAAGAAATAGAATAGATAGAATGTATTTTTTCATTTTGTACGCTCCTCTTTTCGTTTTTGAATTATCTTTTATCTAATTTGCGTGTAATAAAATCACCAATAAATTGAAATAAAAATACGATCAGTACAATAATAATGGAACAAAGCAGGACGATATCAAAATCTCTGCGCTGGAATCCGGAATAGTAGGCGTAGCTTCCTAATCCACCAGCACCAATGGCACCTGCCATTGCTGTATAGCCAATAAGTGCAATCGCCGTAACCGTAATACCTGAAATTAATGCAGGCATCGCTTCAGGTAACAATACTTTAAAAATAATCGTTCTTGTTTTTGCTCCCATCGCTTTGGCAGCCTCGATAACACCTTTATCCACTTCTCTTAAAGCAATTTCGACAAGCCGCCCATAAAATGGTGCTGCGCCGATGATTAATGCCGGCAACGCAGCATTAGGACCACGGATCGTCCCAACGATAAAATCGGTAAATGGGAATAAGAGCAGTATTAATATAATAAATGGAATGGCGCGAAACACATTCACGAAAGTGGCTGTTAAAAAGTTAATCCACTTATTTTGCCATAACCCCCCCTT
This genomic interval from Virgibacillus pantothenticus contains the following:
- a CDS encoding MetQ/NlpA family ABC transporter substrate-binding protein; its protein translation is MKKYILSILFLISLGSVLAACGGDDKTADDNKIIVGASSVPHAEILEEAKPLLEKEGITLEISEYQDYVLPNDDLDRGEIDANYFQHIPFLEQTISDTGYELDYIAGIHIEPIGVYSKGISSIDDIPEGTEVIMSNSVPDHGRILTLFEEQGLIKLDDGVDKAKATIDDIAENPKNLTFSPEYEAATLPEYYEREENALVAINTNYAIDAGLKPTEDGLFIEDEDSPYVNVLAVKKEDKDDEALNKLAEILQSEEIQSFMEEKYDGAVVPVGGKE
- a CDS encoding methionine ABC transporter permease, whose amino-acid sequence is MLTDLFSTIKIEDFMEATYETFYMTIIALIGTFIFGIMLGLLLFLTNKGGLWQNKWINFLTATFVNVFRAIPFIILILLLFPFTDFIVGTIRGPNAALPALIIGAAPFYGRLVEIALREVDKGVIEAAKAMGAKTRTIIFKVLLPEAMPALISGITVTAIALIGYTAMAGAIGAGGLGSYAYYSGFQRRDFDIVLLCSIIIVLIVFLFQFIGDFITRKLDKR